A stretch of Cicer arietinum cultivar CDC Frontier isolate Library 1 chromosome 5, Cicar.CDCFrontier_v2.0, whole genome shotgun sequence DNA encodes these proteins:
- the LOC101511240 gene encoding uncharacterized protein, translating into MSASEAEKKVEEENQVSKGGELLFCGATCWDIIGRRKGPADGNLVSPSRLRPLVGIDIRYVASGCASCHCVALDVEGRCYTWGRNEKGQLGHGDTIQRDRPTVVSELSKYNIVQAGAGRSHTVVVTDDGNSLAFGWNKHGQLGSGSAKTEIESSPVRCLVSEVKYATCGGDFTVWLSSVEGASIMTAGLPQFGQLGHGTDNEYNSKDSSVKLVYEAQPRPRAIASLAGETIVKVACGTNHTVAVDKNGFVYTWGFGGYGRLGHREQKDEFSPRRVEVFQNRNVLPPDAIISAGSVNSSCTAAGGQLYMWGKIKNTGDDWMYPKPLMDLSGWNIRCMDSGNMHHFVGADSSCISWGHAQNGELGYGPNGQKSSAVPKKVDILEGMHVMSVACGLGHSMVVVDRANIADRLDQLDTHDGKAVGEGTDEPTKKTPVPKKTAKKSAKGADSSKKRKKAKDPSDSEEDQEEADESDSSEDDVNGEAEVKRSRGGKSSGRGRGKASKTPESVAKGSGRGRGRAPASKSSSKSSEVKPSGKRGRPRKS; encoded by the exons ATGTCTGCATCCGAAGCTGAGAAGAAGGTCGAGGAAGAGAACCAAGTGTCCAAAGGTGGAGAACTCTTGTTCTGCGGTGCCACGTGTTGGGATATCATTGGTCGTCGTAAAGGTCCCGCCGACGGTAACTTAGTTTCTCCTTCTCGCCTCCGTCCTCTCGTTGGCATTGATATTCGTTACGTCGCCTCTGGTTGCG CTTCTTGTCACTGCGTGGCATTGGACGTTGAAGGGCGTTGCTATACATGGGGACGCAATGAG AAAGGGCAACTAGGTCATGGAGATACCATTCAGCGCGATAGGCCAACTGTGGTGTCTGAACTTTCTAA ATACAACATTGTTCAAGCTGGAGCTGGGAGGAGCCATACAGTAGTTGTTACAGATGATGGAAATTCCCTAGCATTTGGTTGGAACAAACACGGTCAGCTGGGTTCCGGTTCTGCAAAAACTG AAATCGAATCATCACCTGTTCGCTGTCTTGTGTCTGAAGTTAAATATGCTACCTGTGGTGGTGACTTTACTGTGTGGTTATCTTCTGTTGAAGGAGCTTCTATAAT GACTGCTGGGCTTCCACAGTTTGGGCAGCTCGGGCATGGAACCGATAATGAG TACAATTCCAAAGACAGCTCTGTTAAATTAGTTTATGAAGCACAGCCACGTCCTCGAGCAATAGCTTCCCTTGCTGGCGAAAccattgtcaaggtggcatGTGGAACAAATCACACAG TGGCGGTGGATAAGAATGGCTTTGTCTACAC GTGGGGTTTTGGTGGTTATGGAAG GCTAGGACATAGGGAGCAGAAGGATGAATTTTCTCCACGTCGTGTTGAAGTTTTCCAGAATAGAAATGTTTTGCCTCCTGATGCAATTATTTCAGCTGGTTCTGTGAATTCTTCTTGCACTGCAG CTGGAGGACAGTTGTACATGTGGGGCAAAATAAAGAATACCGGTGATGACTGGATGTACCCTAAGCCTCTAATGGATTTAAG TGGTTGGAATATACGCTGCATGGATTCAGGGAATATGCATCATTTTGTTGGGGCTGATTCCTCGTGCATAAGTTGGGGTCATGCTCAGAATGGAGAGCTGGGATATGGACCTAATGGACAGAA GTCTTCAGCTGTACCGAAAAAGGTGGATATACTTGAGGGTATGCATGTAATGAG TGTTGCTTGTGGTTTGGGTCATTCCATGGTTGTGGTCGACAGAGCTAATATTGCTGATAGACTTGATCAG CTTGATACACATGATGGCAAAGCTGTCGGTGAAG GCACTGATGAACCCACGAAAAAAACTCCAGTGCCTAAGAAGACTGCAAAAAAGAGTGCAAAGGGAGCTGACAGTtcaaagaaaaggaaaaaagcAAAAGATCCATCTGACTCTGAAGAAGATCAAGAAGAAGCTGATGAAAGTGACAGTAGTGAGGATGATGTTAACGGTGAGGCTGAGGTTAAAAGATCACGTGGTGGAAAAAGTTCTGGCAGGGGCCGAGGTAAGGCATCCAAAACACCAGAGTCTGTGGCTAAAGGTTCCGGCCGAGGGCGTGGTCGTGCTCCAGCAAGTAAAAGCAGTTCTAAATCTTCTGAAGTGAAACCATCTGGTAAGAGAGGAAGACCCCGTAAGTCTTGA
- the LOC101510713 gene encoding filament-like plant protein 4 isoform X1, whose amino-acid sequence MDRRWPWKKKSSDKVVIEKTAASIDSSDASNQDNNKKQNYVQISVESYSHLSGLEDQVKTYEEKVQTLEDEIKEMNEQLSTANSEITEVNEKLSAANSEINTKESMVKQHAKVAEEAVSGWEKAEAEALALKDHLESVTLAKLTAEDRASHLDGALKECMRQIRNLKEENEQKIQEVALSKTKQLDKIKGELEAKIANFELELRRSAAENGALSRSLQERSNMLMQISEEKGRAEAEIEHLKSNIESCEREINSLKYELHVASKELEIRNEEKNMSMRSAEAANKQHMEGVKKIAKLEAECQRLRGLVRKKLPGPAALAQMKLEVESLGRDNGESRLRKSPVKPASPNFSSTPDFSLENIQKFQKENEFLTERLFAMEEETKMLKEALAKRNSELQASRSTCAKTLSKLQSLESQLQTTNQQKGSPKSIVHVTHESIYSQNTSIAPSLVSMSEDGNDDAGSCAESWSTTIASGLSPVSKKFTEESSKSEAIQKLELMDDFLEVEKLARLSIDSNIDSTVSLSSNNSPTDGMTNDVSQGSTSRVGQSKTNGDSNPLPNQVSSGALIPAPDPQSEVGGFLTELRSRILLVFDSIAKEADIGKIVEDIKHVLEDSRDTAIHHSVYLVPQDARPSDATCDRQNNPEEAGLNLKKETISSPQPKEYVQITSDLEAAISHIHDFVLFLGKEAISFHDLSSNRNEMSRKIEEFSVTFSKVLCSNASLLQFVLDLSYVLAKASELRFSVLGYKDTEAESNGLDCIDKIALPENKLVQDNSSGERYQNGCSRVLNPCSDPEVPDDVNLVSGYTANVTSQKLSLEEFEELKLEKEKVATDLSKCTEDLEVTKSQLLETEQLLEEVKSQLASAQRSNSLAETQLKCMAESYNSLETRAQEFETELNQLQSKIEILENELQDEKRAHEAALAKSKELEEQLLRIERSTADNEQKSTQERDLAAAAEKLAECQETIFLLGKQLNALHPQSEPIESPYTKINPKVEGFVPRNEPTTTSSPNLQEVGQLEMDSATSFVQRLHSDSPLHFSNSLFVPSDNDSNVSTRSPAQLPKSKPKHRPTKSASSSTSSVTTPEKHARGFSRFFSSKGKPAY is encoded by the exons ATGGACCGACGCTGGCCGTGGAAGAAAAAATCATCTGATAAGGTTGTGATTGAGAAAACAGCTGCTTCCATAGACTCATCAGATGCTTCTAATCAG GATAATAACAAGAAACAGAATTATGTCCAAATCTCTGTGGAATCCTATTCACATCTGTCTGGTTTGGAGGATCAAGTGAAGACATACGAGGAAAAAGTTCAGACACTTGAAGATGAGATCAAGGAAATGAATGAACAGCTGTCAACAGCAAACTCTGAGATCACAGAAGTGAATGAGAAACTGTCAGCAGCAAACTCTGAGATTAATACTAAGGAAAGCATGGTAAAACAACATGCTAAAGTTGCTGAAGAAGCTGTCTCAG GGTGGGAAAAGGCTGAAGCTGAGGCTTTGGCATTAAAGGACCATCTAGAATCTGTCACTCTGGCAAAACTCACTGCCGAGGACCGTGCGTCACATTTAGACGGTGCTCTTAAAGAGTGTATGCGACAGATACGGAACCTtaaggaagaaaatgaacagAAAATACAGGAAGTTGCTCTGTCGAAAACCAAGCAGTTAGACAAGATTAAGGGGGAGCTCGAGGCTAAGATAGCTAACTTTGAACTGGAACTACGGAGGTCTGCTGCTGAAAATGGGGCGCTGTCAAGGTCTTTGCAGGAGCGCTCTAACATGCTAATGCAAATAAGTGAAGAAAAAGGTCGCGCCGAGGCTGAAATTGAGCATCTTAAGAGCAACATAGAATCGTGTGAAAGAGAAATTAATTCACTAAAATATGAACTTCATGTTGCTTCCAAAGAGCTTGAAATTCGcaatgaagaaaaaaacatgAGTATGAGGTCTGCAGAAGCTGCGAACAAGCAGCATATGGAGggtgtaaaaaaaattgctaAGTTAGAGGCTGAGTGCCAACGACTACGCGGACTAGTTCGGAAAAAGTTACCTGGTCCAGCTGCACTTGCACAAATGAAGCTAGAGGTTGAAAGTCTTGGCCGAGATAATGGAGAAAGTCGATTAAGGAAATCACCTGTGAAGCCTGCTTCCCCTAATTTCTCCTCGACACCTGACTTCTCCCTGGAGAATATACAAAAATTCCAGAAGGAGAATGAATTTCTTACAGAGCGTTTATTTGCAATGGAAGAAGAAACAAAGATGTTGAAAGAAGCATTGGCTAAACGCAACAGTGAATTGCAGGCCTCAAGAAGTACGTGTGCTAAAACACTGAGCAAACTTCAAAGTTTGGAATCACAACTTCAGACAACTAACCAACAGAAAGGATCTCCAAAATCCATCGTGCATGTAACCCATGAAAGCATTTATAGTCAGAACACAAGCATTGCACCAAGCTTGGTCTCCATGTCTGAAGATGGAAACGATGATGCAGGAAGTTGTGCCGAGTCTTGGTCTACAACAATCGCATCTGGACTATCCCCAGTTTCTAAAAAGTTTACCGAGGAATCAAGCAAGTCAGAAGCCATTCAAAAGTTGGAACTAATGGACGACTTTCTGGAGGTAGAGAAGCTAGCTCGTTTGTCAATTGATTCCAACATAGATTCGACTGTTTCATTATCTTCAAACAATAGCCCAACTGATGGTATGACCAATGATGTATCACAAGGCAGTACCAGCAGAGTTGGTCAGTCCAAAACAAATGGGGATTCAAATCCATTGCCAAATCAAGTGTCTTCTGGTGCTTTGATACCAGCACCGGATCCTCAATCTGAGGTTGGTGGCTTCTTAACAGAGCTTAGATCAAGAATATTACTGGTTTTTGACTCCATTGCTAAGGAGGCTGATATAGGGAAGATTGTTGAGGATATTAAACATGTGCTAGAAGATTCGCGTGACACTGCCATTCACCACTCTGTATATTTAGTTCCCCAGGATGCACGACCTTCTGATGCCACATGTGATAGGCAGAATAATCCCGAAGAGGCTGGCTTAAACCTCAAAAAGGAAACCATTTCATCCCCGCAACCCAAAGAATATGTGCAGATAACTTCAGATTTAGAAGCTGCAATTTCTCATATTCATGACTTTGTATTGTTCCTTGGCAAAGAAGCAATTTCGTTTCATGACTTATCTTCTAATCGAAATGAAATGAGCCGAAAGATTGAGGAGTTTTCTGTCACTTTTAGTAAAGTTTTATGCAGCAATGCAAGTCTGCTACAGTTTGTTCTTGACCTGTCTTACGTTTTGGCTAAAGCAAGTGAACTAAGATTTAGTGTCCTTGGCTACAAGGATACAGAAGCTGAATCTAACGGTCTCGATTGCATAGATAAGATTGCTTTGCCTGAAAATAAGTTAGTTCAAGACAATTCATCCGGAGAAAGATATCAAAATGGTTGTTCCCGTGTTCTTAATCCCTGTTCTGATCCCGAGGTTCCTGATGATGTAAATTTGGTTTCGGGCTATACAGCGAATGTCACATCACAAAAACTGTCATTGGAAGAATTTGAGGAATTGAAACTAGAGAAAGAGAAAGTAGCAACAGATCTGTCAAAATGTACCGAGGATCTTGAAGTCACCAAGTCTCAATTGCTAGAAACCGAGCAACTTCTAGAAGAAGTTAAATCACAGTTGGCTTCTGCTCAAAGGTCAAATAGCTTGGCTGAGACACAGCTAAAATGTATGGCAGAGTCATACAATTCACTTGAAACGCGTGCCCAGGAGTTCGAAACTGAGCTGAACCAATTGCAAAGTAAGATAGAAATTCTGGAGAATGAGCTTCAAGATGAAAAGAGGGCTCATGAAGCTGCTTTGGCGAAGAGCAAGGAGCTAGAAGAGCAGTTACTAAG GATTGAGAGATCAACGGCTGATAATGAACAAAAGTCTACGCAG GAGAGAGATTTGGCAGCAGCTGCCGAAAAGCTAGCCGAGTGTCAGGAAACCATATTCCTTCTGGGAAAGCAGTTAAATGCTCTACATCCTCAAAGTGAACCAATTGAGTCTCCTTACACCAAGATAAATCCAAAGGTTGAAGGCTTCGTCCCAAGGAATGAACCTACTACTACTAGTAGTCCAAATCTTCAAGAAGTAGGTCAGTTGGAGATGGACAGTGCCACTTCTTTTGTGCAAAGACTGCATTCAGATTCCCCCTTGCATTTTTCCAATAGTCTATTTGTTCCATCAGATAATGATTCAAACGTTTCCACCAGATCTCCGGCACAGCTTCCAAAATCGAAACCAAAACACCGGCCTACCAAGTCAGCCTCTTCTTCAACTTCTTCCGTCACTACGCCGGAGAAACACGCACGAGGATTTAGTAGATTCTTTTCATCAAAAGGGAAACCTGCTTATTGA
- the LOC101510713 gene encoding filament-like plant protein 4 isoform X2, protein MDRRWPWKKKSSDKVVIEKTAASIDSSDASNQDNNKKQNYVQISVESYSHLSGLEDQVKTYEEKVQTLEDEIKEMNEQLSTANSEITEVNEKLSAANSEINTKESMVKQHAKVAEEAVSGWEKAEAEALALKDHLESVTLAKLTAEDRASHLDGALKECMRQIRNLKEENEQKIQEVALSKTKQLDKIKGELEAKIANFELELRRSAAENGALSRSLQERSNMLMQISEEKGRAEAEIEHLKSNIESCEREINSLKYELHVASKELEIRNEEKNMSMRSAEAANKQHMEGVKKIAKLEAECQRLRGLVRKKLPGPAALAQMKLEVESLGRDNGESRLRKSPVKPASPNFSSTPDFSLENIQKFQKENEFLTERLFAMEEETKMLKEALAKRNSELQASRSTCAKTLSKLQSLESQLQTTNQQKGSPKSIVHVTHESIYSQNTSIAPSLVSMSEDGNDDAGSCAESWSTTIASGLSPVSKKFTEESSKSEAIQKLELMDDFLEVEKLARLSIDSNIDSTVSLSSNNSPTDGMTNDVSQGSTSRVGQSKTNGDSNPLPNQVSSGALIPAPDPQSEVGGFLTELRSRILLVFDSIAKEADIGKIVEDIKHVLEDSRDTAIHHSVYLVPQDARPSDATCDRQNNPEEAGLNLKKETISSPQPKEYVQITSDLEAAISHIHDFVLFLGKEAISFHDLSSNRNEMSRKIEEFSVTFSKVLCSNASLLQFVLDLSYVLAKASELRFSVLGYKDTEAESNGLDCIDKIALPENKLVQDNSSGERYQNGCSRVLNPCSDPEVPDDVNLVSGYTANVTSQKLSLEEFEELKLEKEKVATDLSKCTEDLEVTKSQLLETEQLLEEVKSQLASAQRSNSLAETQLKCMAESYNSLETRAQEFETELNQLQSKIEILENELQDEKRAHEAALAKSKELEEQLLRIERSTADNEQKSTQERDLAAAAEKLAECQETIFLLGKQLNALHPQSEPIESPYTKINPKVEGFVPRNEPTTTSSPNLQEVDLRHSFQNRNQNTGLPSQPLLQLLPSLRRRNTHEDLVDSFHQKGNLLIELAACMQVL, encoded by the exons ATGGACCGACGCTGGCCGTGGAAGAAAAAATCATCTGATAAGGTTGTGATTGAGAAAACAGCTGCTTCCATAGACTCATCAGATGCTTCTAATCAG GATAATAACAAGAAACAGAATTATGTCCAAATCTCTGTGGAATCCTATTCACATCTGTCTGGTTTGGAGGATCAAGTGAAGACATACGAGGAAAAAGTTCAGACACTTGAAGATGAGATCAAGGAAATGAATGAACAGCTGTCAACAGCAAACTCTGAGATCACAGAAGTGAATGAGAAACTGTCAGCAGCAAACTCTGAGATTAATACTAAGGAAAGCATGGTAAAACAACATGCTAAAGTTGCTGAAGAAGCTGTCTCAG GGTGGGAAAAGGCTGAAGCTGAGGCTTTGGCATTAAAGGACCATCTAGAATCTGTCACTCTGGCAAAACTCACTGCCGAGGACCGTGCGTCACATTTAGACGGTGCTCTTAAAGAGTGTATGCGACAGATACGGAACCTtaaggaagaaaatgaacagAAAATACAGGAAGTTGCTCTGTCGAAAACCAAGCAGTTAGACAAGATTAAGGGGGAGCTCGAGGCTAAGATAGCTAACTTTGAACTGGAACTACGGAGGTCTGCTGCTGAAAATGGGGCGCTGTCAAGGTCTTTGCAGGAGCGCTCTAACATGCTAATGCAAATAAGTGAAGAAAAAGGTCGCGCCGAGGCTGAAATTGAGCATCTTAAGAGCAACATAGAATCGTGTGAAAGAGAAATTAATTCACTAAAATATGAACTTCATGTTGCTTCCAAAGAGCTTGAAATTCGcaatgaagaaaaaaacatgAGTATGAGGTCTGCAGAAGCTGCGAACAAGCAGCATATGGAGggtgtaaaaaaaattgctaAGTTAGAGGCTGAGTGCCAACGACTACGCGGACTAGTTCGGAAAAAGTTACCTGGTCCAGCTGCACTTGCACAAATGAAGCTAGAGGTTGAAAGTCTTGGCCGAGATAATGGAGAAAGTCGATTAAGGAAATCACCTGTGAAGCCTGCTTCCCCTAATTTCTCCTCGACACCTGACTTCTCCCTGGAGAATATACAAAAATTCCAGAAGGAGAATGAATTTCTTACAGAGCGTTTATTTGCAATGGAAGAAGAAACAAAGATGTTGAAAGAAGCATTGGCTAAACGCAACAGTGAATTGCAGGCCTCAAGAAGTACGTGTGCTAAAACACTGAGCAAACTTCAAAGTTTGGAATCACAACTTCAGACAACTAACCAACAGAAAGGATCTCCAAAATCCATCGTGCATGTAACCCATGAAAGCATTTATAGTCAGAACACAAGCATTGCACCAAGCTTGGTCTCCATGTCTGAAGATGGAAACGATGATGCAGGAAGTTGTGCCGAGTCTTGGTCTACAACAATCGCATCTGGACTATCCCCAGTTTCTAAAAAGTTTACCGAGGAATCAAGCAAGTCAGAAGCCATTCAAAAGTTGGAACTAATGGACGACTTTCTGGAGGTAGAGAAGCTAGCTCGTTTGTCAATTGATTCCAACATAGATTCGACTGTTTCATTATCTTCAAACAATAGCCCAACTGATGGTATGACCAATGATGTATCACAAGGCAGTACCAGCAGAGTTGGTCAGTCCAAAACAAATGGGGATTCAAATCCATTGCCAAATCAAGTGTCTTCTGGTGCTTTGATACCAGCACCGGATCCTCAATCTGAGGTTGGTGGCTTCTTAACAGAGCTTAGATCAAGAATATTACTGGTTTTTGACTCCATTGCTAAGGAGGCTGATATAGGGAAGATTGTTGAGGATATTAAACATGTGCTAGAAGATTCGCGTGACACTGCCATTCACCACTCTGTATATTTAGTTCCCCAGGATGCACGACCTTCTGATGCCACATGTGATAGGCAGAATAATCCCGAAGAGGCTGGCTTAAACCTCAAAAAGGAAACCATTTCATCCCCGCAACCCAAAGAATATGTGCAGATAACTTCAGATTTAGAAGCTGCAATTTCTCATATTCATGACTTTGTATTGTTCCTTGGCAAAGAAGCAATTTCGTTTCATGACTTATCTTCTAATCGAAATGAAATGAGCCGAAAGATTGAGGAGTTTTCTGTCACTTTTAGTAAAGTTTTATGCAGCAATGCAAGTCTGCTACAGTTTGTTCTTGACCTGTCTTACGTTTTGGCTAAAGCAAGTGAACTAAGATTTAGTGTCCTTGGCTACAAGGATACAGAAGCTGAATCTAACGGTCTCGATTGCATAGATAAGATTGCTTTGCCTGAAAATAAGTTAGTTCAAGACAATTCATCCGGAGAAAGATATCAAAATGGTTGTTCCCGTGTTCTTAATCCCTGTTCTGATCCCGAGGTTCCTGATGATGTAAATTTGGTTTCGGGCTATACAGCGAATGTCACATCACAAAAACTGTCATTGGAAGAATTTGAGGAATTGAAACTAGAGAAAGAGAAAGTAGCAACAGATCTGTCAAAATGTACCGAGGATCTTGAAGTCACCAAGTCTCAATTGCTAGAAACCGAGCAACTTCTAGAAGAAGTTAAATCACAGTTGGCTTCTGCTCAAAGGTCAAATAGCTTGGCTGAGACACAGCTAAAATGTATGGCAGAGTCATACAATTCACTTGAAACGCGTGCCCAGGAGTTCGAAACTGAGCTGAACCAATTGCAAAGTAAGATAGAAATTCTGGAGAATGAGCTTCAAGATGAAAAGAGGGCTCATGAAGCTGCTTTGGCGAAGAGCAAGGAGCTAGAAGAGCAGTTACTAAG GATTGAGAGATCAACGGCTGATAATGAACAAAAGTCTACGCAG GAGAGAGATTTGGCAGCAGCTGCCGAAAAGCTAGCCGAGTGTCAGGAAACCATATTCCTTCTGGGAAAGCAGTTAAATGCTCTACATCCTCAAAGTGAACCAATTGAGTCTCCTTACACCAAGATAAATCCAAAGGTTGAAGGCTTCGTCCCAAGGAATGAACCTACTACTACTAGTAGTCCAAATCTTCAAGAAGTAG ATCTCCGGCACAGCTTCCAAAATCGAAACCAAAACACCGGCCTACCAAGTCAGCCTCTTCTTCAACTTCTTCCGTCACTACGCCGGAGAAACACGCACGAGGATTTAGTAGATTCTTTTCATCAAAAGGGAAACCTGCTTATTGAGCTTGCAGCATGCATGCAGGTTCTTTGA
- the LOC101510386 gene encoding auxin-responsive protein SAUR50, whose translation MALRKSTKLPQTPLIKQILKRCSSLGKKHGLRLDVPKGHFVVYVGENRSRYIVPISFLSRPEFQNLLHKAEEEFGFDHDMGLTIPCDQHVFESLTSMLR comes from the coding sequence ATGGCTTTAAGAAAATCAACTAAACTTCCTCAAACACCACTAATTAAACAAATCCTTAAAAGATGTTCGAGTTTAGGGAAGAAACATGGCCTTCGTTTGGATGTTCCTAAGGGTCATTTTGTTGTGTATGTTGGTGAAAATAGAAGCAGGTACATTGTTCCAATTTCTTTCTTAAGTCGACCAGAGTTTCAAAACCTTCTCCATAAAGCTGAAGAAGAGTTTGGTTTTGATCATGATATGGGTCTCACTATTCCATGTGACCAACATGTTTTTGAGTCTCTTACATCCATGCTCAGATGA